A genomic region of Dickeya solani IPO 2222 contains the following coding sequences:
- the ansP gene encoding L-asparagine permease, with protein sequence MNQHKNETEYHAKRRWLDSHETGYHKSMGNRQVQMIAIGGSIGTGLFLGAGARLQMAGPALALVYLVCGIFSFFILRALGELIVHRPSSGSFVSYAREFLGEKASYVAGWMYFLNWAMTGIVDITAVALYMHYWGTFAEVPQWMFALGALAIVTTMNMIGVKWFAEMEFWFALIKVAAISLFLVVGTIFLGTGKTLDGNVPGLHLITDSGGLFPHGLLPALVLVQGVIFAFAGVELIGTAAGECKDPEKTLPKAVNSVIWRIGLFYVGSIILLVCLLPWNAYQAGQSPFVTFFSKLGVPYIGTIMNIVVLSAALSSLNSGLYSTGRILRSLSQGGSAPRFLGNMSAQSVPYAGILVTVCIHIIGVFLNYIVPSQVFEIVLNVASLGIITSWAFIIICQMKLRQAINQGKASPVAFRMPLAPFSSWLTLAFLLSVLVLMALDYPNGTWTIATIPVLAILLVAGWYGLRKQKEEVNRLKAEHEKAVG encoded by the coding sequence ATGAATCAACATAAAAACGAGACCGAATACCACGCCAAACGACGCTGGCTCGATTCACATGAAACGGGTTACCACAAAAGCATGGGTAACCGTCAGGTGCAGATGATCGCCATCGGCGGTTCGATTGGCACCGGTTTATTTCTGGGCGCAGGCGCACGACTGCAGATGGCCGGCCCGGCGCTGGCGCTGGTTTATCTGGTGTGCGGCATCTTCTCTTTCTTCATTCTGCGGGCGCTGGGCGAACTGATCGTACACCGTCCGTCCAGCGGCAGCTTTGTCTCCTACGCCCGCGAATTTCTGGGCGAAAAAGCCTCTTATGTCGCCGGCTGGATGTACTTCCTCAACTGGGCGATGACCGGCATCGTCGATATCACCGCGGTCGCGCTCTACATGCACTACTGGGGCACCTTTGCCGAGGTTCCTCAATGGATGTTCGCACTCGGCGCGCTGGCGATTGTCACCACCATGAACATGATTGGCGTGAAGTGGTTCGCCGAGATGGAGTTTTGGTTCGCACTGATCAAGGTCGCCGCCATTTCCCTGTTCCTGGTAGTTGGCACCATTTTCCTTGGCACCGGCAAAACGCTGGACGGCAACGTGCCGGGGCTGCACCTGATTACCGATAGCGGCGGACTGTTCCCGCACGGCCTGTTGCCGGCGCTGGTATTGGTACAGGGGGTTATCTTCGCGTTTGCCGGCGTTGAGCTGATCGGCACCGCCGCCGGCGAGTGTAAAGACCCGGAAAAAACGCTGCCCAAAGCGGTCAACAGCGTCATCTGGCGTATCGGCCTGTTCTACGTCGGGTCGATCATCCTGCTGGTGTGCCTGCTGCCGTGGAATGCCTATCAGGCCGGGCAAAGCCCGTTCGTCACCTTCTTCAGCAAGCTGGGCGTGCCTTATATCGGCACCATCATGAACATTGTGGTGCTGTCGGCGGCGCTCTCCAGCCTCAACTCCGGGCTGTACTCCACCGGCCGCATCCTGCGTTCGCTGTCTCAGGGCGGTTCCGCGCCGAGATTCCTCGGCAACATGAGCGCGCAGTCGGTGCCTTACGCCGGGATTCTGGTCACCGTCTGCATCCACATTATCGGGGTGTTCCTGAATTACATCGTGCCATCGCAGGTGTTTGAAATCGTGCTGAACGTGGCCTCGCTCGGCATCATCACTTCCTGGGCGTTCATTATCATCTGCCAGATGAAGCTGCGTCAGGCCATCAATCAGGGCAAAGCCAGCCCGGTCGCCTTCCGTATGCCGCTGGCGCCGTTCTCCTCCTGGTTAACGCTGGCGTTTCTGCTCAGTGTGCTGGTGCTGATGGCGCTGGATTATCCAAACGGCACCTGGACTATCGCCACCATCCCGGTGCTGGCGATCCTGCTGGTTGCCGGCTGGTATGGACTGCGGAAACAAAAAGAAGAGGTCAACCGGCTGAAAGCGGAACACGAGAAAGCGGTGGGCTAA
- the mltC gene encoding membrane-bound lytic murein transglycosylase MltC, whose protein sequence is MKKLFALLLVAPLLISCSSKKGGENNEAFIKDTNAFDILMGQFANNIENIWGLNEVLIAGPKDYVKYSDQYMTRSHVNFDAGTITIETISSTNYEASLRQAIITTLLMGDNASNTDLYSDANDIQISREPLLYGQVLDNTGQPIRWEGRAGNFADYLIQNKLQRRTAGMRVIWSVTIQLVPNHLDKRAHKYLPMVRQASERYGIDASLILAIMQTESSFNPYAVSRSDALGLMQVVQHSAGRDVFKMKGKWGQPSRSYLFDPENNIDTGTAYLSMLKNVYLSGIQDPTSQRYAIITAYNGGAGSVLRVFSSDKDTAFGRINNMSPGEVYQTLTTRHPSAESRHYLYKVSSAQKNYRGYSR, encoded by the coding sequence ATGAAGAAACTGTTTGCTTTGCTGCTTGTTGCCCCGTTGTTGATTTCCTGCTCCAGCAAAAAAGGAGGCGAGAACAACGAGGCTTTTATCAAAGACACCAACGCCTTCGACATTTTGATGGGGCAATTCGCCAACAACATCGAAAACATTTGGGGATTGAACGAGGTTCTGATCGCCGGCCCCAAAGACTACGTCAAATACTCCGACCAATATATGACGCGTAGTCACGTCAACTTCGACGCCGGTACCATCACCATCGAAACCATTTCTTCTACTAATTATGAGGCCAGCCTGCGTCAGGCGATCATCACCACCTTGCTGATGGGCGATAACGCCAGCAACACCGACCTCTATTCCGACGCCAACGATATCCAGATCAGCCGCGAACCGTTGCTGTACGGTCAGGTGCTGGATAACACCGGCCAGCCGATTCGCTGGGAAGGCCGCGCCGGCAATTTCGCCGATTATCTGATCCAGAATAAGCTGCAGCGCCGCACCGCCGGCATGCGCGTGATCTGGTCGGTCACGATTCAACTGGTGCCGAACCATCTGGATAAACGGGCGCACAAATACCTGCCGATGGTGCGTCAGGCCTCCGAACGCTACGGTATCGACGCCTCGCTGATCCTGGCCATCATGCAGACCGAATCCAGTTTCAACCCCTACGCGGTCAGCCGTTCCGACGCGCTGGGGTTGATGCAGGTGGTGCAGCACAGCGCCGGCCGCGACGTGTTCAAAATGAAGGGCAAATGGGGACAACCGAGCCGCAGCTACCTGTTTGACCCGGAGAACAACATCGACACCGGTACCGCTTATCTGTCGATGCTGAAAAATGTCTACCTGTCGGGCATTCAGGACCCAACGTCGCAGCGCTACGCCATCATCACCGCCTATAACGGCGGCGCGGGCAGTGTGCTTAGAGTCTTCTCCAGCGATAAGGACACGGCGTTCGGCCGCATCAATAACATGTCGCCCGGCGAGGTCTACCAGACCCTGACGACGCGCCATCCGTCCGCTGAATCGCGACATTATCTGTACAAGGTCAGCTCCGCGCAGAAAAATTATCGCGGTTACAGTCGCTGA
- a CDS encoding oxidative damage protection protein gives MSRTIFCTFLHRDAEGLDFQLYPGELGKRIYNDISKEAWSQWQTKQTMLINEKKLNMMNVEHRKLLEQEMVQFLFEGKDVHIDGYTPPQH, from the coding sequence ATGAGCAGAACCATTTTCTGTACCTTTTTACACCGCGACGCCGAAGGGCTCGACTTCCAGCTCTACCCTGGCGAGCTGGGCAAACGCATCTATAACGACATTTCAAAGGAAGCCTGGTCCCAGTGGCAGACCAAGCAAACCATGCTGATCAACGAGAAAAAGCTCAACATGATGAATGTGGAGCATCGCAAGCTGCTGGAGCAGGAGATGGTGCAGTTCCTGTTCGAAGGCAAGGACGTGCATATCGACGGTTACACCCCGCCGCAACATTAA